In Streptomyces sclerotialus, one genomic interval encodes:
- a CDS encoding ABC transporter permease has protein sequence MTLLDARAAGPRTTRPPRRSGSGPAAWLRDLATGARFAVTGGREGWFRTALSAVGVGIGVAVLLLAASAPTLLDAWHGREKARENLGQVHEPRASDRTLRYAQADTSFHGTPVRGRLVRPDGAHPPVPPGIRRLPGPGEMVVSPALRELLAAPGSAQLRERLDYKAVGTIGDEGLLGPQELTFVAGMDDRSAGGAYRISRFGKVFDPQPPSTRLVLLIVLACVVLLMPVMVFVGTAVRFGSDRREARLAALRLVGADIATTRRIAAGEAVVGAGLGLAVGLLVFLAGRQAAGAVTLWDVNVFPADVVPHPVLAGLVAVLVPAVAVLVTLFSQRSVTAEPLGVVRDRPVRRRRLAWRLALPLTGLALLSSLLWEPDAVWFRAVRLGVGAALLLLGVTALLPWLVEAVVGRLHGGPVPWQLAVRRLQLSGAAANRAVGGITVAVAGAIALHMVFTTFQAGYAHAYAKSSSRPVIELTGSASDWRGTRDALDTLRRTPGVMWAHGSVGAWAGRAGDRGTTGADGHRSAGSALVTVADCAELRRRAHLGSCRDGDVFLPADRGSRSAGSGFVRPGVRVNLNPPDGYGNAGPARLWTVPETARRVPGSRLPDGSLPGDVLATPGALSPARLQQPTMELRVGYDKARETEAVERIRTAAFRIDPGLRELSAVDNPHDRQYAGVRTAVYLGAVIVLLLIGAGLIVSTVEQLRERRRLLSVLDACGTPRATMGWSVLWQTAIPVVLGLVLAVTAGVGLGTVLLTTTETGVRVDWPVVAGLSGLGAGLILLVTLLSLPPLWRLMRPDGLRTE, from the coding sequence ATGACCCTGCTCGACGCCCGCGCCGCCGGCCCCCGCACCACCCGCCCGCCGCGCCGCTCGGGCAGCGGCCCCGCCGCCTGGCTGCGTGACCTGGCGACGGGCGCCCGGTTCGCGGTCACCGGCGGCCGCGAAGGCTGGTTCCGTACGGCGCTGAGCGCGGTCGGCGTGGGCATCGGCGTCGCCGTACTGCTGCTCGCCGCCTCGGCGCCGACCCTGCTCGACGCCTGGCACGGCCGCGAGAAGGCCCGCGAGAACCTCGGCCAGGTCCACGAGCCGCGCGCCTCGGACCGCACCCTGCGCTACGCCCAGGCCGACACCTCCTTCCACGGCACCCCCGTCCGCGGCCGCCTGGTCAGGCCCGACGGCGCCCATCCGCCCGTGCCGCCCGGCATCCGGCGGCTCCCGGGGCCGGGCGAGATGGTGGTCTCCCCCGCCCTGCGCGAGCTGCTCGCCGCGCCGGGCAGCGCGCAGCTGCGGGAGCGCCTGGACTACAAGGCCGTCGGCACCATCGGCGACGAGGGGCTGCTCGGCCCGCAGGAGCTGACGTTCGTCGCCGGGATGGACGACCGCTCGGCGGGCGGGGCGTACCGCATCAGCCGCTTCGGCAAGGTCTTCGACCCGCAGCCGCCGAGCACCCGGCTCGTCCTGCTCATCGTCCTGGCGTGCGTGGTCCTGCTGATGCCGGTCATGGTCTTCGTCGGGACGGCCGTACGCTTCGGCAGCGACCGCCGCGAGGCCCGGCTGGCCGCGCTCCGGCTGGTCGGCGCCGACATCGCCACCACCCGCCGGATCGCCGCGGGTGAGGCGGTGGTCGGCGCCGGGCTCGGCCTGGCCGTCGGGCTGCTGGTCTTCCTCGCCGGGCGGCAGGCGGCCGGCGCCGTCACCCTGTGGGACGTCAACGTCTTCCCGGCCGACGTGGTGCCGCACCCGGTCCTGGCGGGGCTCGTCGCGGTCCTGGTACCGGCCGTGGCCGTCCTGGTCACGCTGTTCTCGCAGCGCTCGGTGACCGCCGAGCCGCTGGGCGTGGTGCGCGACCGCCCCGTCCGGCGCCGCCGGCTCGCCTGGCGCCTCGCCCTGCCCCTCACGGGCCTGGCGCTGCTGTCGTCGCTGCTCTGGGAGCCGGACGCGGTCTGGTTCCGGGCCGTACGGCTGGGGGTCGGCGCGGCCCTGCTGCTCCTGGGCGTCACCGCGCTGCTGCCCTGGCTCGTCGAGGCCGTGGTGGGGCGGCTGCACGGCGGCCCGGTGCCCTGGCAACTGGCCGTACGGCGGCTCCAGCTGTCCGGTGCCGCGGCCAACCGCGCGGTCGGCGGTATCACCGTCGCGGTGGCCGGCGCGATCGCCCTCCACATGGTCTTCACGACCTTCCAGGCCGGGTACGCGCACGCCTACGCGAAGTCGTCGAGCCGCCCGGTGATCGAGCTGACCGGCAGCGCCTCGGACTGGCGGGGGACCCGGGACGCGCTGGACACGCTGCGCCGCACGCCGGGCGTGATGTGGGCGCACGGCAGCGTCGGCGCGTGGGCGGGCCGGGCGGGCGACCGGGGCACCACCGGCGCCGACGGCCACCGCAGCGCCGGCAGCGCGCTGGTGACCGTCGCCGACTGCGCGGAGCTGCGGCGCAGGGCCCACCTCGGCTCCTGCCGGGACGGCGACGTCTTCCTCCCGGCCGACCGGGGCAGCCGCAGCGCGGGGTCCGGTTTCGTGCGGCCCGGCGTCCGGGTGAACCTGAATCCGCCGGACGGGTACGGGAACGCCGGGCCGGCCCGGCTGTGGACGGTCCCGGAGACGGCGCGCCGCGTACCGGGCAGCCGCCTCCCCGACGGGTCGCTCCCCGGCGACGTGCTCGCCACCCCGGGCGCGCTCTCCCCGGCGCGGCTCCAGCAGCCCACCATGGAGCTGCGGGTCGGCTACGACAAGGCGCGGGAGACCGAGGCGGTGGAACGCATCCGTACGGCGGCGTTCCGCATCGACCCGGGGCTACGGGAGCTGTCCGCGGTCGACAACCCGCACGACCGGCAGTACGCCGGGGTGCGCACCGCGGTGTACCTCGGCGCCGTGATCGTCCTGCTGCTCATCGGCGCCGGCCTGATCGTCTCCACCGTGGAGCAGCTGCGCGAGCGGCGGAGACTGCTGTCCGTGCTGGACGCGTGCGGCACCCCGCGCGCGACGATGGGCTGGTCGGTCCTGTGGCAGACCGCGATCCCCGTGGTGCTGGGACTGGTACTGGCGGTGACGGCGGGCGTCGGCCTCGGCACGGTCCTGCTCACCACGACGGAGACCGGCGTCCGGGTGGACTGGCCCGTGGTGGCCGGCCTGTCCGGCCTCGGCGCCGGGCTGATCCTGCTGGTCACCCTGCTGAGCCTGCCGCCGCTGTGGCGCCTGATGCGCCCGGACGGGCTGCGTACGGAGTGA
- a CDS encoding hydrogen peroxide-inducible genes activator, translated as MAQPTSPGAGRPRQPSLSQLRAFAAVAEHLHFREAAAEIGMSQPALSGAVSALEDALGVQLLERTTRKVLLSPAGERVAARARTVMEAVGDLMEEAEAARAPFTGVLRLGVIPTCAPYLLPAVLNLVHSTYPALDLQVHEEQTASLLDGLAHGRLDLLLLAVPLGVAGVTEIPLFDEDFVLVAPKDHWLGGRGDIPREALRELDLLLLDEGHCLRDQALDICREAGREEGAAVTTSAAGLSTLVQLVAGGMGVTLLPRTALRVETGRNEELTTGYFDDPAPSRRIALAMRTGAARQREFEEFAQALREALRPLPVRIAS; from the coding sequence GTGGCCCAGCCCACTTCGCCGGGCGCCGGACGTCCCCGGCAGCCCTCGCTCTCGCAGCTCCGCGCCTTCGCCGCGGTCGCTGAGCACCTGCATTTCCGGGAGGCGGCCGCCGAGATCGGCATGAGCCAGCCCGCGCTCTCCGGTGCGGTCTCCGCCCTGGAGGACGCGCTCGGCGTCCAGCTCCTGGAGCGTACGACCCGCAAAGTGCTGCTGTCGCCCGCGGGGGAGCGGGTCGCGGCCCGGGCACGCACGGTGATGGAGGCGGTCGGCGACCTGATGGAGGAGGCCGAGGCAGCCCGTGCGCCCTTCACCGGCGTCCTGCGGCTCGGCGTCATCCCGACCTGCGCGCCGTACCTGCTCCCGGCCGTGCTGAACCTCGTCCACAGTACCTATCCGGCCCTCGATCTCCAGGTGCACGAGGAGCAGACCGCCTCGCTGCTGGACGGTCTCGCGCACGGGCGGCTGGACCTGCTGCTGCTCGCCGTCCCCCTCGGCGTCGCGGGCGTCACCGAGATCCCGCTCTTCGACGAGGACTTCGTCCTGGTCGCGCCCAAGGACCACTGGCTCGGCGGCCGCGGTGACATACCGCGCGAGGCGCTGCGCGAGCTGGACCTGCTGCTCCTGGACGAGGGCCACTGCCTGCGCGACCAGGCGCTGGACATCTGCCGGGAGGCGGGCCGGGAGGAAGGGGCCGCGGTGACCACCAGCGCGGCCGGGCTGTCCACGCTCGTGCAGCTGGTGGCCGGCGGGATGGGCGTCACGCTGCTGCCGCGTACCGCGCTGCGCGTCGAGACCGGCCGCAACGAAGAGCTCACCACCGGGTACTTCGACGACCCGGCGCCCTCCCGGCGGATCGCCCTGGCGATGCGTACGGGTGCCGCGCGGCAGCGCGAGTTCGAGGAGTTCGCGCAGGCGCTGCGCGAGGCCCTGCGGCCGCTGCCGGTACGGATCGCGAGCTGA
- a CDS encoding ABC transporter ATP-binding protein, with the protein MTPDGSILSGEALHKHYGSTPALDGADFSIHPGEVVAVLGPSGSGKSTLLHCLAGIVRPDSGSVRYDGRELTTLPDAERSALRRGDFGFVFQFGQLVPELTCLENVALPLRLNGTKRKAAEATAREWLTRLEVDDVAGHRPGEISGGQGQRVAVARALAGRPRVLFADEPTGALDSLNGERVMGLLTDAARDTHAAVVLVTHEARVAAYSDREITVRDGRVKEPLAGL; encoded by the coding sequence ATGACACCGGACGGCTCGATCCTGTCCGGCGAGGCACTGCACAAGCACTACGGGTCCACCCCCGCGCTGGACGGTGCGGACTTCTCGATCCACCCCGGCGAGGTCGTCGCCGTCCTGGGCCCCTCCGGCTCCGGCAAGTCCACGCTGCTGCACTGCCTCGCGGGCATCGTCCGCCCGGACTCCGGCAGCGTCCGCTACGACGGCCGCGAGCTGACCACGCTGCCGGACGCGGAGCGCAGCGCCCTGCGCCGCGGCGACTTCGGCTTCGTCTTCCAGTTCGGCCAGCTCGTGCCCGAACTCACCTGCCTGGAGAACGTCGCCCTGCCGCTGCGGCTCAACGGCACCAAGCGCAAGGCCGCCGAGGCCACGGCCCGCGAATGGCTCACCCGGCTGGAGGTCGACGACGTCGCGGGCCACCGCCCCGGTGAGATATCCGGCGGCCAGGGCCAGCGGGTGGCCGTCGCCCGGGCCCTCGCCGGACGCCCCCGCGTCCTCTTCGCCGACGAGCCCACCGGCGCGCTGGACTCCCTCAACGGCGAACGCGTCATGGGCCTGCTGACCGACGCCGCCCGCGACACCCACGCCGCCGTCGTCCTGGTCACCCACGAAGCCCGCGTCGCCGCCTATTCCGACCGCGAGATCACCGTCCGCGACGGCCGGGTCAAGGAACCCCTGGCGGGCCTGTGA
- a CDS encoding peroxiredoxin, producing MLTVGDKFPEFDLTACVSLEKGKEFEQINHKTYEGKWKIVFAWPKDFTFVCPTEIAAFGKLNEEFADRDAQILGFSGDSEFVHHAWRKDHPDLTDLPFPMMADSKHELMRDLGIEGEDGFAQRAVFIVDQNNEIQFTMVTAGSVGRNPKEVLRVLDALQTDELCPCNWSKGDETLDPVALLSGE from the coding sequence GTGCTCACTGTCGGTGACAAGTTCCCCGAGTTCGACCTGACTGCCTGTGTCTCGCTGGAGAAGGGCAAGGAGTTCGAGCAGATCAACCACAAGACCTACGAGGGCAAGTGGAAGATCGTCTTCGCGTGGCCCAAGGACTTCACCTTCGTGTGCCCCACCGAGATCGCGGCCTTCGGCAAGCTGAACGAGGAGTTCGCCGACCGTGACGCCCAGATCCTCGGCTTCTCCGGCGACTCCGAGTTCGTGCACCACGCCTGGCGCAAGGACCACCCGGACCTGACCGACCTGCCCTTCCCGATGATGGCCGACTCCAAGCACGAGCTCATGCGTGACCTGGGCATCGAGGGCGAGGACGGCTTCGCGCAGCGCGCCGTCTTCATCGTGGACCAGAACAACGAGATCCAGTTCACCATGGTGACCGCCGGCTCCGTCGGCCGTAACCCCAAGGAGGTCCTGCGGGTCCTGGACGCCCTGCAGACCGACGAGCTCTGCCCCTGCAACTGGAGCAAGGGCGACGAGACCCTGGACCCGGTCGCGCTGCTCTCCGGCGAGTGA